In one window of Caballeronia sp. TF1N1 DNA:
- a CDS encoding Crp/Fnr family transcriptional regulator: MLNLTSDLHGNALLCSLPAPEWKEIARHLELIELRSEQRLYDPGQQMQYVYFPTTSIISLLHMVEDGASTEIAAVGREGMTGLPVLTGGKFMPTRVQVQFPGSAYRIKAHALRELIGRSAFLRRLMLLYTQALLTQVAQTAACNRHHSLRQQLCRWLLTQADRAPSMVLRVTQQGVADSLGVRREGVTEATGKLHDAGLIRHGRGSIEILDRVGLEKQACACYCILRKEFEKILRPRQVDLA; encoded by the coding sequence ATGCTGAATTTGACATCGGATCTGCATGGTAATGCCTTGCTATGTTCGCTTCCCGCGCCGGAGTGGAAAGAGATCGCGCGCCATCTGGAGTTGATCGAACTGCGTAGCGAACAACGCCTGTATGATCCCGGCCAACAAATGCAGTATGTCTATTTTCCGACTACGTCGATCATCTCGCTTCTTCACATGGTGGAGGACGGTGCATCGACCGAGATTGCCGCCGTCGGGCGCGAGGGCATGACAGGTTTGCCGGTGCTAACGGGCGGCAAGTTCATGCCAACGCGTGTTCAGGTCCAGTTTCCCGGATCTGCGTACCGCATCAAGGCTCATGCGTTGCGTGAACTTATTGGCCGTTCGGCGTTCTTGCGCCGTTTAATGCTTCTATACACGCAGGCGTTGCTGACACAGGTTGCACAGACAGCCGCATGCAACCGACATCATTCGCTGCGCCAGCAATTGTGCCGATGGTTATTGACGCAAGCGGACCGGGCGCCGTCAATGGTTTTGCGCGTCACTCAACAAGGCGTCGCGGACAGCCTTGGCGTGCGAAGAGAAGGCGTCACCGAGGCGACGGGCAAACTTCACGATGCAGGCTTGATTCGGCACGGCCGAGGCAGCATTGAAATTCTCGATCGCGTTGGTCTGGAGAAGCAGGCGTGCGCTTGCTATTGCATCTTAAGAAAAGAATTCGAAAAGATTCTGCGACCGCGACAAGTCGATCTCGCCTGA
- a CDS encoding PhoX family phosphatase yields MSDRTNLSRRRTLKLLAGAPMLPLGGFAAATTLAGCGGSDSNAAPAATAAFASAAFTSMAAPTLNDPASMATTTVKSSLNVTFADGTTQAYKLAYQPFFVTGDMVPNGSGGNILAGGYYDINGQPIIDTSVPGKERQFYSDCPDGSSLLMLANATVPGIKGKTVFAVVQFEYTTRDQSLASQYGQLPSPIAVLTLEQNPTTGHLTLVKYHNVDTSKANGLWITCGASLSPWNTHLSSEEYEPDASSIAKNAQFKAFSLALYGDATRANPYHYGHLPEVTVNPDGTASIKKHYCLGRISHELIQVMPDQRTVMMGDDATNGGLFMFIADKAADLSSGTLYVAKWTQTSSAGAGSANLSWIRIGNATSAEIEALAGSLKAADIMDIATADPADASYTKINFNGTFNWVRVKPGMDKAAAYLETHRYAALIGGSMGFTKLEGTTVNAKDKIVYTAMSRVEKSMVKGNAASRDVAVDKTIVAGAVYALNLKAGQKDVTGAAIDSEWVPVDMAAPAALVGEDLAAPDALGNLANPNKIANPDNLKFSEKLRTLFIGEDSSTHVNNFLWAYNVDTQTLARVLSCPSAAESTGLHAVDEINGWTNIMSNFQHAGDWESPLHDKVKATVDPLLRANYKDRFGATVGYLTGDASSIRLAKA; encoded by the coding sequence ATGTCCGACCGGACGAATCTTTCCCGCCGCCGCACGCTTAAACTTCTTGCGGGGGCGCCGATGTTACCGCTCGGCGGATTCGCCGCCGCCACGACGCTCGCCGGCTGCGGCGGCAGTGATTCCAATGCGGCCCCGGCTGCCACCGCGGCGTTCGCAAGCGCGGCATTCACGTCGATGGCCGCACCCACGCTCAACGATCCCGCGTCGATGGCGACGACCACGGTGAAATCGTCACTCAACGTCACGTTCGCGGACGGCACCACGCAAGCGTACAAGCTCGCCTATCAACCGTTCTTCGTCACCGGCGACATGGTGCCGAACGGCAGTGGCGGCAACATCCTTGCAGGCGGTTATTACGATATCAACGGCCAGCCGATCATCGATACCTCGGTGCCGGGCAAGGAGCGTCAGTTCTATTCCGACTGCCCCGACGGCAGTTCGTTGCTCATGCTTGCCAATGCAACGGTGCCGGGCATCAAGGGCAAGACCGTATTCGCCGTGGTGCAGTTCGAATACACCACGCGGGATCAGAGCCTCGCGTCGCAGTACGGCCAGTTACCCTCGCCTATCGCGGTATTGACGCTCGAACAGAACCCGACGACGGGCCACCTCACGCTGGTGAAATATCACAACGTAGACACCTCGAAAGCAAACGGTCTGTGGATCACGTGCGGCGCGAGCCTTTCGCCCTGGAATACGCATTTGTCGAGCGAGGAGTACGAGCCGGACGCGTCGAGCATCGCGAAAAACGCGCAGTTCAAGGCCTTCAGCCTAGCGCTATATGGCGACGCGACGCGCGCCAATCCCTACCACTACGGGCACTTGCCGGAGGTCACGGTGAATCCGGACGGGACGGCATCGATCAAAAAGCATTACTGCCTCGGACGCATCTCACACGAATTGATCCAGGTGATGCCGGACCAACGCACCGTCATGATGGGCGACGACGCGACCAACGGCGGCTTGTTCATGTTCATCGCGGACAAAGCGGCGGACCTCTCGTCAGGCACGCTGTACGTCGCCAAGTGGACGCAGACCTCGTCGGCGGGCGCGGGATCGGCGAACCTCTCGTGGATTCGCATCGGCAATGCCACGAGCGCTGAAATCGAAGCACTCGCCGGATCACTCAAGGCAGCCGACATCATGGACATCGCCACCGCGGACCCGGCGGACGCCAGCTACACGAAGATCAATTTCAACGGCACGTTCAACTGGGTCCGCGTCAAGCCGGGCATGGACAAAGCGGCGGCGTATCTGGAAACGCACCGCTATGCGGCGCTCATCGGCGGCAGCATGGGATTCACGAAGCTCGAAGGCACGACGGTCAACGCGAAGGACAAGATCGTGTACACGGCGATGTCCCGAGTCGAGAAATCGATGGTCAAGGGAAACGCGGCCTCGCGCGATGTCGCGGTCGACAAGACCATCGTCGCAGGCGCCGTGTACGCGCTCAATCTCAAGGCCGGTCAGAAAGACGTGACGGGCGCGGCGATAGACAGCGAATGGGTGCCGGTCGACATGGCCGCGCCCGCCGCGCTTGTCGGCGAGGACCTGGCTGCGCCCGACGCGCTCGGCAACCTCGCGAACCCCAACAAGATCGCAAATCCGGACAACCTGAAGTTCTCGGAGAAGCTGCGCACGTTGTTCATCGGCGAAGATTCCAGCACACACGTGAACAACTTCCTTTGGGCCTATAACGTCGATACCCAAACGCTTGCACGCGTGCTTTCGTGCCCGTCGGCGGCGGAATCCACCGGATTACACGCGGTCGACGAGATCAACGGCTGGACCAACATCATGAGCAACTTCCAGCATGCGGGCGACTGGGAGAGTCCGCTGCATGACAAGGTCAAGGCGACCGTCGATCCTTTACTGCGCGCGAATTATAAAGATCGATTCGGCGCGACTGTCGGTTATCTCACTGGCGACGCGAGCAGCATCAGGCTGGCGAAAGCTTGA
- a CDS encoding dienelactone hydrolase family protein, producing MAYEKVSVSTRDGTCPVHVFTDDTATPSPAIVFYMDAGGIRPAVSDMAQRLANAGYVVLLPDLFYRYGSYGPFDPVEVFKGDVRAILGPLMVTTGNAKAAEDTEALLAYIDTRTDVEPERIGAVGFCMGGGMAITAAGQYPDRFAAVASFHGGNLATDAPDSPHLSAPRLKAELYIAAADADGSYPSSMAQRFEDALKQAGVRYVAETFTGAAHGWMKPDFPVYDQEAAERGWSTMIEFFDRTLKGPV from the coding sequence ATGGCTTATGAAAAGGTGAGCGTTTCCACTCGCGACGGGACGTGTCCCGTTCACGTTTTCACCGACGATACGGCAACGCCTTCGCCGGCCATCGTCTTCTACATGGATGCGGGCGGCATACGTCCAGCTGTATCGGATATGGCGCAACGGCTGGCGAACGCGGGCTATGTCGTCCTGCTGCCAGACCTTTTTTATCGCTACGGTTCGTATGGGCCTTTCGATCCCGTGGAAGTATTCAAGGGCGATGTGCGAGCGATCCTCGGGCCGCTGATGGTCACCACGGGTAACGCGAAGGCGGCCGAAGATACAGAAGCATTGCTTGCCTACATCGACACGCGCACGGACGTTGAACCCGAACGTATCGGCGCGGTCGGTTTTTGCATGGGCGGCGGCATGGCTATCACCGCCGCTGGCCAATATCCCGATCGCTTCGCGGCGGTGGCAAGCTTTCACGGCGGCAATCTCGCAACCGATGCCCCTGACAGCCCGCATCTTTCAGCGCCACGACTAAAGGCCGAACTCTATATCGCAGCGGCCGACGCCGATGGAAGTTACCCGTCATCCATGGCGCAGCGCTTCGAAGACGCATTGAAGCAGGCCGGCGTTCGGTATGTCGCAGAGACCTTTACCGGCGCCGCGCACGGCTGGATGAAGCCGGATTTTCCGGTCTACGACCAAGAGGCCGCCGAGCGCGGATGGTCCACGATGATCGAATTCTTCGATCGGACGCTCAAAGGTCCGGTCTGA
- a CDS encoding EAL domain-containing protein, which produces MDDPNHAIETLDRLHALGLRLSVDDFGTGYSSLSYLKRMPVDEIRIDRSFVMGFTDHKDDETIVRSTIDLGHNMGLKVVAEDVESEQMMTRPRELQCDLAQGFHLSRPLPPAKLELWLAGGVEESNLRFA; this is translated from the coding sequence ATGGACGACCCGAACCATGCTATCGAAACCCTTGACCGTCTGCATGCGCTCGGCCTTCGCCTGTCTGTCGACGACTTCGGCACGGGATACTCTTCTTTGTCGTACCTGAAGCGCATGCCCGTGGACGAGATCAGGATCGATCGATCCTTCGTCATGGGCTTCACGGATCATAAAGACGACGAGACCATCGTGCGCTCGACCATCGATCTCGGGCACAACATGGGACTGAAGGTCGTGGCCGAAGATGTCGAGAGCGAACAAATGATGACGCGCCCGCGGGAGTTGCAATGCGATCTTGCGCAGGGATTTCATTTGAGCCGCCCGCTGCCGCCGGCCAAGCTCGAACTCTGGCTCGCGGGTGGGGTCGAGGAGAGCAATCTGCGTTTCGCGTGA
- a CDS encoding 3-oxoacyl-ACP reductase, translating to MLLSEQNVLVTGGARGLGAAITEALAREGASVVINYRRSEAQANALVEQLGPRVVAVQADITDQASVARLFDEALAKSGRPIHAVVNNALAEFSFDGDARPKIGDIEWTRFQQQIEGALKGALNTIQAALPAMRAAGFGRIVNVGTNLFQNPVVPYHDYTAAKAALLALTRTASNDLGPDGITVNMVSGGLLRTTDASSATPEAVFDMVAGFTPLRRVTTPEEFADAVLFFLSPWARAVTGQNLVVDGGLVKD from the coding sequence ATGCTGCTGTCTGAACAAAACGTACTCGTCACCGGCGGCGCGCGCGGACTGGGCGCGGCGATCACTGAAGCCCTCGCGCGTGAAGGCGCCAGTGTCGTCATCAACTATCGTCGTAGCGAAGCGCAAGCGAACGCGCTGGTCGAGCAGCTTGGACCGCGCGTCGTGGCGGTTCAGGCCGACATCACGGATCAGGCATCCGTCGCGCGTCTCTTCGACGAAGCGCTCGCTAAAAGCGGCCGGCCGATACATGCCGTCGTGAACAACGCGCTTGCCGAATTCAGCTTCGATGGCGACGCGCGACCGAAGATCGGCGATATCGAATGGACGCGCTTTCAGCAGCAGATCGAAGGCGCCCTCAAGGGCGCGCTCAATACGATTCAAGCCGCGTTGCCCGCAATGCGTGCCGCTGGCTTTGGCCGTATCGTGAATGTCGGCACCAACCTATTTCAGAACCCCGTGGTGCCGTATCACGACTACACGGCGGCCAAGGCGGCATTGCTCGCGTTGACGAGAACTGCATCGAACGATCTCGGACCGGACGGCATCACGGTGAACATGGTGTCCGGCGGACTCTTGCGCACCACCGACGCCAGCAGCGCGACGCCCGAAGCCGTGTTCGATATGGTCGCCGGATTCACGCCGTTGCGCCGTGTCACGACGCCGGAAGAATTCGCCGACGCAGTGCTGTTCTTTCTCTCACCGTGGGCGCGAGCGGTGACGGGACAGAACCTCGTCGTCGATGGCGGTTTGGTCAAGGATTGA
- a CDS encoding PHB depolymerase family esterase, which yields MFRKPDDDASQKHGVKASDARREGMSRRDFARLLGAAPLALLVGCGGGGDDSSNSSGTLALDPTAKAANPDTYTDFEWYKWTFPIDKTLDAVGTASDGVGQMYVRLYTPKTVASTTYPLVAVLGGLGNDANMTANFYASNGAADFANAALQAKYPSYIVTVTVPWEACVNYDAEMVYMNAVGELMKAISTRVGNVDSTRIYATGISQGAGWSYEAASLQPDLFAALFINSGTVVHTTWGNEADLTKLKDVNLYIAHGAQDQYIPVNEAYRVYNDLSALGKRNIKLDVVTGTHALSGTQYFPATPVTSVYPWQDWLLTQKKGVGFDGPVLTEVSPFSAYQWAGRSVLPDVPTWATDVPYATWTEPQDNPTWDTIKTRLAVPTVNGTSSGGYVIGRFRIGDETQTTYDSATTATAGLKSGQLLCMTIQGYTGAYGDDFASFNANWTVEWAVMAGQVTSIVLTNQASPAPIARPSTVNLTNGGGPNVNNSLATPNVLDGKQVYLRIALADTYTGTALKVYVRFTRKLSSAPRGPEYASYWHVVDLPVNLAA from the coding sequence ATGTTCAGGAAACCGGACGATGACGCAAGCCAGAAGCACGGCGTAAAAGCGAGCGATGCGCGTCGCGAAGGCATGAGTCGGCGAGACTTTGCCAGATTACTCGGCGCCGCGCCGCTTGCGTTGCTCGTCGGGTGCGGCGGGGGCGGAGACGATTCATCCAATTCTTCAGGGACGTTGGCGCTCGATCCAACGGCCAAAGCCGCGAATCCAGACACTTACACCGACTTCGAATGGTACAAGTGGACGTTTCCCATCGACAAAACGCTGGATGCAGTCGGGACAGCAAGCGACGGCGTCGGCCAGATGTACGTGCGGCTTTACACGCCGAAAACGGTGGCATCGACGACATACCCGCTCGTGGCCGTGCTGGGCGGGTTGGGCAACGACGCCAACATGACGGCCAACTTCTACGCCTCCAACGGCGCGGCGGATTTCGCAAACGCGGCCTTGCAGGCGAAGTATCCGTCATACATCGTGACGGTGACCGTGCCTTGGGAAGCATGCGTCAACTACGACGCCGAGATGGTCTATATGAACGCCGTCGGCGAGTTGATGAAGGCCATCTCGACGCGCGTAGGCAATGTCGACTCGACGCGCATATACGCAACAGGCATCTCGCAGGGCGCGGGATGGTCCTACGAAGCGGCATCGTTGCAACCCGATCTGTTCGCGGCACTCTTCATCAATTCAGGAACGGTCGTCCATACGACCTGGGGCAACGAAGCCGATCTGACTAAGCTAAAGGACGTCAACCTCTATATCGCGCACGGGGCGCAGGATCAGTACATTCCAGTGAACGAAGCGTACCGGGTCTACAACGACTTGTCCGCTCTCGGCAAACGCAACATCAAGCTGGACGTGGTGACGGGAACGCACGCGCTGTCGGGCACGCAGTATTTCCCGGCCACGCCCGTTACGAGTGTTTATCCGTGGCAGGACTGGCTCCTCACGCAGAAGAAGGGTGTGGGCTTCGATGGCCCCGTGCTTACCGAGGTCAGCCCGTTCTCCGCGTATCAGTGGGCGGGCCGCTCGGTATTACCGGATGTGCCGACTTGGGCTACCGACGTACCGTACGCAACGTGGACCGAGCCACAGGACAATCCGACCTGGGACACCATCAAGACCCGGCTTGCTGTTCCCACGGTGAACGGAACGAGCAGCGGCGGCTATGTGATCGGACGCTTTCGTATCGGCGACGAAACGCAGACCACCTATGACAGCGCGACGACGGCAACCGCGGGTCTCAAGTCCGGCCAATTGCTATGCATGACCATTCAGGGCTACACCGGTGCGTACGGGGACGACTTCGCCTCCTTCAACGCGAACTGGACCGTGGAATGGGCCGTGATGGCGGGGCAGGTTACGAGCATCGTCTTGACGAACCAGGCGAGCCCGGCGCCCATTGCCCGACCGAGCACGGTGAACTTGACGAACGGCGGCGGCCCGAACGTCAATAACTCGCTTGCGACGCCGAATGTCCTCGATGGCAAGCAGGTCTACTTGAGGATCGCTCTCGCGGACACTTACACGGGCACTGCGCTGAAGGTTTATGTGCGCTTCACCAGAAAGTTATCGAGTGCGCCGCGAGGGCCAGAATATGCGTCGTACTGGCATGTCGTGGACTTGCCCGTGAATCTGGCTGCCTGA